The proteins below are encoded in one region of Aquisphaera giovannonii:
- a CDS encoding HRDC domain-containing protein: MAFRFFQIRVRGDDAAEEDLNRFLRGHRILSVDRRWVDLGTESFWSFCVDYLESAQPSSSASRPQGEGRNKVDYREVLTPEQFAAFVKLRELRQAISKAEAVPVYVIFTNEQLAAMVQGGAASKADLGRIDGVGEARIQKYGDRFLECLKAHGDGAHEAGRPTDGTGLGPGQSA; this comes from the coding sequence ATGGCTTTTCGATTCTTTCAGATCCGCGTCCGCGGCGACGACGCGGCCGAGGAAGACTTGAACCGATTCCTGCGCGGTCATCGGATCCTGAGCGTGGATCGACGCTGGGTGGACCTGGGCACCGAATCCTTCTGGAGCTTCTGCGTCGATTACCTGGAGTCGGCACAGCCGTCGAGTTCGGCGTCGCGGCCCCAGGGGGAGGGGCGTAACAAGGTCGATTACCGCGAGGTGTTGACCCCCGAGCAGTTCGCGGCGTTCGTCAAGCTCCGGGAGCTGAGGCAGGCGATCTCGAAGGCCGAGGCGGTGCCGGTCTACGTGATCTTCACCAACGAGCAACTCGCGGCGATGGTGCAGGGCGGGGCGGCGAGCAAGGCCGACCTGGGGCGGATCGACGGCGTGGGCGAGGCCCGCATCCAGAAGTATGGCGATCGCTTCCTCGAATGCCTGAAGGCCCACGGGGACGGGGCGCATGAAGCGGGCCGGCCGACTGATGGAACGGGTTTGGGACCGGGACAATCTGCGTGA